The following are encoded together in the Culex pipiens pallens isolate TS chromosome 1, TS_CPP_V2, whole genome shotgun sequence genome:
- the LOC120428742 gene encoding uncharacterized protein LOC120428742 isoform X1 produces the protein MIRSIWAFVLFVKLIEGLPATSSRCELGFEEVLTGRHCDYFAVGPQALLDSYCSWDNQLSHGITQKFCCLGVCAFCFSDVNRSFESKYDESEGTTSFRTTDYYWRSTTPGPSYGSFREMVAAKLTQMMEQIEETTTSGDILANGMSSSKMAVGGTTSD, from the exons ATGATAAGGTCGATTTGGGCGTTTGTCCTATTTGTCAAGTTGATTGAGGGACTTCCGGCGACGTCAAGCCGATGCGAGCTGGGCTTTGAGGAGGTTTTGACCGGCAGACATTGCGACTATTTCGCCGTCGggccacaagcgctgctggatTCGTACTGCAGCTGGGATAATCAG CTTTCGCATGGAATTACGCAAAAGTTCTGCTGCCTCGGGGTGTGTGCCTTCTGCTTCAGCGATGTCAACAGGAGTTTTGAGTCGAAGTATGACGAGTCAGAAGGCACAACATCATTTCGCACTACGGATTACTATTGGCGCTCGACAACACCAGGACCTTCATACGGATCGTTCAGAGAAATGGTGGCCGCCAAGTTGACTCAAATGATGGAGCAAATAGAGGAAACAACTACTTCTGGTGACATATTGGCTAATGGCATGTCTTCTTCGAAAATGGCAGTGGGTGGTACGACATCCGATTAA
- the LOC120428742 gene encoding uncharacterized protein LOC120428742 isoform X2 yields MIRSIWAFVLFVKLIEGLPATSSRCELGFEEVLTGRHCDYFAVGPQALLDSYCSWDNQFCCLGVCAFCFSDVNRSFESKYDESEGTTSFRTTDYYWRSTTPGPSYGSFREMVAAKLTQMMEQIEETTTSGDILANGMSSSKMAVGGTTSD; encoded by the exons ATGATAAGGTCGATTTGGGCGTTTGTCCTATTTGTCAAGTTGATTGAGGGACTTCCGGCGACGTCAAGCCGATGCGAGCTGGGCTTTGAGGAGGTTTTGACCGGCAGACATTGCGACTATTTCGCCGTCGggccacaagcgctgctggatTCGTACTGCAGCTGGGATAATCAG TTCTGCTGCCTCGGGGTGTGTGCCTTCTGCTTCAGCGATGTCAACAGGAGTTTTGAGTCGAAGTATGACGAGTCAGAAGGCACAACATCATTTCGCACTACGGATTACTATTGGCGCTCGACAACACCAGGACCTTCATACGGATCGTTCAGAGAAATGGTGGCCGCCAAGTTGACTCAAATGATGGAGCAAATAGAGGAAACAACTACTTCTGGTGACATATTGGCTAATGGCATGTCTTCTTCGAAAATGGCAGTGGGTGGTACGACATCCGATTAA